The DNA region TACTCGTTTGCATAGTTTGATAAAATTTcgtaataataaaatatatatttattttgtatttttgtttggttttcgCTTCGTTTCgtattcttcttcttttttggATTTgggtatatatataaatttgaaaaaagcCTATAAATCCAAATTTAGTTGGTACAAGACCATTTAAAATCAAAGCACTTCGTTTGGGTCATCGAAAGTATTCaatattatttgaaaaatatatatgtagtaTTCTGAAACGGTTTCGTTAAAAAGAGGAAAGTGTGCAAAGCTCTGTTCCATGGCCCAAGCGAGAGATTTGTTTGGTTTTCGGTAGCAAAGACCGTTGATTCGAGATTGTTATCCTGTTGAGATTGAGAGATTTTGCGTGGAGAGCCAGAAGAGAGAAGTAGTTTGTGTGTGTTGTTTGTTTAGTTCGTTTAACAATTTGATATATAGagttaatatatataatagtTTTAATAAATTGATGCGCTCTTCATATCTTTTTTTCTGTGAGCCATTCTGTTTGTGTTTCTTGTTCGTTCATGGAGTTCATTTTTGTAAAAgcatttttagcaaaaaattaaaaattctctCTGTAATCGGTTCCCGTTTAAAATGTCTGACCTCAGCGCGCATTCTTGATCGATTAAATCCCCCTCAGTTAATGTTTAGTTCTTGTCATCGAATCCTAATCAATAcccatataaaataaatcccTTGATTCTGGCCGAAAATTCGCGTACTCCGATCGACGACGCCGCGTTTCTGTGTGGAGGAAGCTTCATATACCATCTATAAATATACTCGTACAATTTCTTGGTTTACATTTTCTCGTTAATATtatattgtttaaaaaatcaaCGCCACTTGATGTGTGCCATGTCCTGTCTGTCCTAAAGAGTCCTAAAAGGTGCTTACAGCTTTAAGCATAAGTTTAGCGTAGGCGTAGCGCTCCGATCGATCTGGTATCTCGTAACTGCCATCCCTAACCCAGCCTGGCCTACTTGTCCTCCCCGATGCCCTCGTCGGTCGTGGTCTTGCGCTCCCTCGCCTCGTCGCCGCTGATATCACATTTTTCAGCCAACATATCCTCGATGCCCTCGTCCACCGTCTGGCTCTCGCCGGGCACATGTTTGCGCCGCATCTTGGTCACCACCACGCACTCGCCCTGCGGCAGCGGCGGAAACTTTCCGTAGGACGTGTTGCCGATGGTTCCCACGGTGCTGTCCTCGTAGCAATCCGGTGTCATCCGCACCCGGCACGTCTCGAAGGCCTTCTCGTAGCCCAGCTTAGTGTACAGACTGCGGGACGCATCGTTCCCAGGACGTATCACAACGAAGGGCGTGTAGCCGCGCTCGATCACCAGTTGGGTCAGCGACTTGGCCAGACGGATTCCATAGCTGTGgggtaaaaatatattttagaacAAGGAAATCAATGGTTTAAGGCTCTCCTCCAATTTTTAAGCTAAAAAGATCTGAATATATTCGGAATAACTCAAAAACGATAATTATGTCGAAATTTATAGtttcaagtatttttttttctcaaaTCCCTTCTTTTTGGatttgtaaaatttaaaaaatttgtttttaaaacacTTCCTATGTTTTGAATGTTTTACTAGGCTTTGAAAGTTTGGAGAAGTCTGAGCCTTAAGATAGGTTTTTAGCTTAGAATTCTGAAACACCCCCTTCATCGTAGCCCTACTAACCCCATGCGCCTGAAGTCTGGACGTGTTTGCATTGAGAACATGGCGCCGTAATATGAGTGGACCATCCAGGCCGCTAGTTCTCCGGTTTCCTTGCGAAAGATGCCCAAGCCAGGGAGCTTGCGCACGAGGATGTCAAACAGCTGGACGCACTCGATTTCGTTGGCAGGATATAGATCATGGATGCCCTGCACGTTGTCCAGGTTCAGCAGACGCATCTCCGCATCCTCCGGCAGCGGCTCCAGCTCCAAGTCGGTGTTCAGCTTGTTGCACACGTAGATATCACCACTGAGTCGTTCCATCACACCGAACTTGGAGTAGAAGTCATCCAGGCGATTCATAATGGCGATGTGCGTAAAATTCAGGTACATAGGCTTCTGCCAATCTATAAGTACATCTTCGGTGCGCATCATATCGACATGCTCGATGTGTGCGGATGGACAAAATATGCCAAGAGTTTGGTATATATTGTTGTGCGGCtgagaaaatatttcaaattaatttcagtCTGTATAATATACCTTATAAATTCTTAACTCACCGCAAGCGTGCATCCTGGAAAATGGAGAATTATCGGTTTTTCGGGCCAATCTTTAGCAACATAAAACTTAAAATCCCAAATACGATCATTCAGGTACGTTTTTATGGTTTGATGAAACTGTAAGAGAAATGAATGTAATGGAGTTTATTAAAAGTTTAGTTTATATTTAATCTTTAGCAACATAAAACTTAAAATCCTGGTACGATATTATGATGTGATGAAACTGAAAATAGAAGGGAAGTACATTTTAACTAGGATTGTATTTATTTCAAACGGTTTACGTTCCGATTCTTGTAGTTTAGTAGGTAGTTGTGTTAAgatcatttgtattttatcTGGTAGGTTATTAGAAGTAGAATTATAGTTTACACACAGCAAGAGATAAGATATTAATTAtgtatttgtaaaaaaaagtaaGCGTTTAAAtcgaataaatataaaatgcatTATTTAAGTTAGTTTACTTAAGTTTACTTCTTTAAGAACTCCCCATATTAAACAATTACAAAAGCTTTTTCCAGCAGTTGGCATCGCATTCCCAGAGCTGTTGGTAACCGCCCCGGAAAAAAGTTGCTCGctaaaaatcgaaaaactCCAGTGGTGGCCAAATCCTTGAGGCCGGTGCCAAGCCATAGATATAGCCAACAAAAGTACAAAAGCACGTGATGTTCGGGGCGGAATGGCATTAAAAATTGAACAAAAATACAAGTGTAAACAGTGAAAACAggtcaacaaaaaaaatgcgAGCCCGGCTTTGAGGGTTTGGGATTGCATGACTTGTGGTCTCGGTCTCGGAATTTACAACGCCTTCTGAATAAAAAAAACCCTCTTTCTACCCAAACTACAGGTAATTGTTGGTAGATTATCTGAGAGAATTGGGCGTGGCAACTGTGGAATATCTTGGTGCCAAGTCGGGGATACAACGTTCAGGGGAAATAAAgatgcaaaaaaaatataaaccaaGTAGTGTTAGCATTTTTTATACGCACCTTTAATGATTCCGGCAGAAAGCGCTCTAAAGTTACCAAAATTTCTGGAAGCTCTGATTCATGCACCAAACGAAAGTGTTTACCTTCAGGAATGATTTCCATTTCTGTAACGAAAATAAAGCCAGGTTAACCTTTTGTGTAATGTCCAATTACCTTCACGTATGTATGGGCAAATGTTTCTCTCGGTAATGTGTGTATTGTGTATTTTGAGTCCCTATACGTCCATCAAGGTCTCACGTTTGTGCCTCTTTCAAGGCCAAAGCTCAACAATGGAAAAGTTGGAAAAGCAAGAGTCACAAGAGTGGGAGTCCCAAGAAAACCGGGGCACACACGTCCGGATGTTGAGGATGCTCAGCCGCAAATGGTTCGACGGAATATGGATTGGCTTTCCATATCCATCGAATGCCATGGCCCCTAGCTACTTAGCCATTCAAATTGGTTGTGCATAGGAAGGACATCGGCAATTGAGCCAAATTAGCAGGAAAGTGCAATGCCAAAACAGGTAATCGCCATCAAAATTTGCCCAATAATCAATTTGATTCGATTAACTAAAATTTTGATCAATTACTGTCATTAGTTGATGGCATGATTGGACTACagttatttgttttttgatgGGCTTTAAAAAGGTTCaactttataaatatttaaggtgATATTGGAAAAGCTTGTTCAACATTCTTAAATATTAAGCGACTACTTTAATTACTGAGCTCTGAACTAACAATAGCAATTTATAAAACTTATAGTAATTAATCTGATCTgaaagttttgaatttcgaactaATATCTTAATCTGTTATGATAAAAACTTTTCTGTacacacatttttttttttgttagttcCGGAATACATATTTGCAACTTAATTTgtgttttcttgtttttatcgCAAGATTGATGGCCGTTGTGATTGATTGACGAATGCGCCAAATATCATTATCCTTCACTGGTAAATGGCATGTGGCACTCCTCCTCTGCAGTAAGTTCCCATCCCCCAAGGGTTACTATGACTATTTATTGCAGTTATTTGTGTGCCCAAAACGAATGTGGTAATGGGGCACATGCTGGCTGGAATTAGTATTAGTCATGTTGTACGTACGTAGCCCAAGGTGGGAGGATAAGGATTCAGGGCGTGACAATGGAGGAGTACGAGGACTAGACTACTGGCCAAGATATGCCACGTATCCACATCACGTCTGAGTCGGCTCAGACGGTGCTAAACACTTGTGTCTCTTAGCAAAATCAATATCAGACTTGAGCATTTGCCATTCCTGTTGACAACAGCATTCCTCGTTCATAGAAAAAAAAGAACCCTAAGATGATACAGGAAAATCACTCTTAAAGGATCTTAAAGTATGATACAAAATAGTTTCAatatacatttcttattcgCTTAAAATACAAAACTTAAGAGTTACTAAAACAAGATGATTGGTTCTCTCAAAATATGTTCTAGTACATTTTTATTCCAAGCTCTCTGtcgatttaaaaatgtttacccTTTACTTAGTGtaatttattcaatttaaatccTTGAAGTTCTATAAAAACTGGTGGCCCAAGCGATTGAAGTTCaactaataatattttcctttGTAAACTTTCCGAGTTGCACCACAAAAAATAGTGAAGCAAGGTGGGTGCCTTAGAATGATGGGTCTAACATGACAGTTTTTGTTGATGTTAGGGATAAAAATACCGTTGACATTTCCCAGCGACACCACCGCGGGGTTCGAAAAGTAGACGCGACACCGCAGGTGCCGACATCGCCCCAAGAAATTCCCAGTCGTATTCGTATTCGCAGTCCAAATCCCGAGCCCTTTCCTGTCTATAAGTAGTACGGCCTACCCCACGTACCTCCGCCCACGCCTGCTCCTTTACCTGTGGCATGCTATCGCACTTGTCAGCCAATTTATTTCGGCTACGTTTGCATTTTCTTTTCGGCCTAATTATTGAGTTGCCATATAGCTGCGATGCGTTAAATTTTAATACCCTGGCCGGAAGGGCATCATGAATTGGTCATGAGTTGGCCTTCCCAAAATCCGGATGGTATGGCATCAGAATCTGGGTGAACCGCCCCGAAAGTGAAAGGAGCGGGGATGAATATGTGTGTACTTGGCACATTTTTGCCAATAAGGAATTTGCAACCAAAGGGGGATCGAAAAATAAGGCAAGAAGAGGATAACCTGAAGATTCTCTGAATAAATTGGAAGGTATTCAGTTAAAAATAGGTTAGAAGAAGTAATAGAAAAATATAGCATAAGAAGTAAAGGGATTAGAAGAAACTGTAcgtaaataaaattatatgaGATACAATCCTGCGAAATGTAAGGATCAATGGGAGGTAAAATATTAAGTATTGGATTTATGTAGATGGGTAAAGTTTATTATATACCTATAAAAACAGGAGAGTGTACTGATAGTCCTATTTATCCtagtaataaaataaatgttagaATTATCTCACAGGGTTTATACATTTCACAACCTagatatttgcattttaattaatgaTACGACAGGGGGTAATCCCATCAAAAAACTATAATCTATAAACCCTTGCCGGCTGATCACAGATGCGATTTCTTGGGGCGCATCTACGCTAATTGACATGCACATGTGCATTTTCAGGAATGGCGCACAGAAAAGTTAGCGACATGTTctcaattaaaatgaaaaaatcaGATAGCATACCAGGAAAATGTGC from Drosophila subpulchrella strain 33 F10 #4 breed RU33 chromosome 2L, RU_Dsub_v1.1 Primary Assembly, whole genome shotgun sequence includes:
- the LOC119546471 gene encoding uncharacterized protein LOC119546471, with product MEIIPEGKHFRLVHESELPEILVTLERFLPESLKFHQTIKTYLNDRIWDFKFYVAKDWPEKPIILHFPGCTLAPHNNIYQTLGIFCPSAHIEHVDMMRTEDVLIDWQKPMYLNFTHIAIMNRLDDFYSKFGVMERLSGDIYVCNKLNTDLELEPLPEDAEMRLLNLDNVQGIHDLYPANEIECVQLFDILVRKLPGLGIFRKETGELAAWMVHSYYGAMFSMQTRPDFRRMGYGIRLAKSLTQLVIERGYTPFVVIRPGNDASRSLYTKLGYEKAFETCRVRMTPDCYEDSTVGTIGNTSYGKFPPLPQGECVVVTKMRRKHVPGESQTVDEGIEDMLAEKCDISGDEARERKTTTDEGIGEDK